The window TCATATCTCTAATTCTCGAGATAATTTCTCCAACAAGCTAGGAAACTTTTGcggataaaatatatttttcgttTAACtagataattattattatttactagCCCGAATGTCCTTGTTCTATTTGGTTTATTATTGCTATAATTAAAAGcacatttttctaaaaattcgATAAATCCCAAAATATCAGATTGTGTGATATTTTTGTCACCAAAAAACCCCTTATCAAATATCaattatgtgattttaaaataattaaagttttacaCAAACTTGTTAATGTAATGGGGTCGGTCTTAAAGATCAttagatatgtaaataattatttacaaaatattgtaataatatataaacaattaacttatttatattgaaataaattaGAAAGGTAATAATTTAGTATATTGTGttttaacaaataattaaaatttatcagATAAGTTTTATCAATATAGATTATACAAATTTCctcttaatttaaatttttatgataaactTTAACTTTAAGAGAATAAATTTTTAGTGTATAAAcgtgaaaaatcaaatttatattattaatcagTACAAtcggaaaaaaatattaaaattatgtttatctagtttatttatcaatattttgGGATAGAATAATATGCAAATAGTAAATTATACGTATTCAGGTGATTTTGGGAACAAAATCAGACAATTGATATGTTTTTTGGGTTTTCTGAATGAAAGATTGTAAaaagtatttttaatataaaataaaaatcgatGGTGCTTTTTTGGATATTAAAACATTTCATGGTTTTAAGGATTTTCCCTACTTTTCCGTAATAAGAATCctgaaatataattatatatataaaaaataactgcattatatatatactttttatatataaaacatGAAGACTTTGGACTAACCAATTTCGGTGTTTTGGTGTAACAAATTTTTAAGCACCGTAAATGCTTCTatcaattacaaaaaaaaaaaacaattttatttaataaaaattattataaaaacgTATTTAAACTAAATTTGTAACATCTCTATATCTAACATATCTTATtcactttcaattttttttaaatttatataactgtttatttatttttatatatcactcataacaaaaaaatttatgaaaaaatcattaatttgaaaataataaagaatatCAACgtgagtaaataaataaagatagattaggtctctcgtgagacggtctcacgaatttttatctgtgagatgagtcaactctGCCGATatcacaataaaaaagtaatactcttagcataaaaagtaatatattttcatggatgacccaaataagagatccgtctcacaaaatacgacccgtaagaccgtctcagaCAAGTTTTTGCCGTAATAATATACCTATTCCACATGTATTGCCAAATGAAATGTgaaatttacatatttttctttataattttgTAAATTGGTGTCCATTTTCTAAAATTATGTAAATATCCCCTCGATAGAATTTCTGGATCCAATTGTAATGATATGATACCAACAGCCAACCAAATATTCACATTAATTAGTTTGAGTCCAACATTAAATTTTCTTTGTACAATAATGACTTTGGACAAATCCTACTCAAAGTATGACATTCCATATAGACTTTtcttagtaaaaaaaaaaatcacgacCTCTTCCTTGTTTAGGAGGAGGAACACAATTCGgagatgaatatgatgacattatTAACttatatggtttttttttttatagctgAAAGAATTTTGGGACACAAAGTACAACAATCCCAAAGGCCAAAACATTTGTTTCCAATACATGACACACAAAATTACAAAGAAACCAAAGGAGTGACATAAAAAAAAGACTGAATCAAACTTCAAACTGCTCCATCTGAACATCCTTGGACTTCAAAGGAACATACTCCCCAAGATACTCCCCAAGATGATTGGCCAAGGCGGACTTATCGATGTTTTCATGATGATACGACTTGCAGACGAAGTAGACAATCGTCTGCATAACGAGGCCAAACAGCATCAGGATCGACATCAAACTCAGACAACCAATCCCCAATCCAACTCTATATCCGAGCCCTTTCTCGTAGGCTGCCACCACAAAAATCTTGAATACTACCTCAACTCCAACAAAGCACAGGCCTAACACAAAGAAAATCGCTGCAGAAACACCCATTTTTCCTTTGATCAAAGCTTGGCTTTTAGACATTGCATTTACGCCATAACTTTCTTCCAAAACCGAGACCACACTTGCTAGCTGCCATATCATGGTAATATACAACAACCCAACAAAATATATGATCAAGTAAAAGAGGAGCAGTATTTCCCCAACTCTTGAACTGGGTTGCAAGATGATAACTGCAAAGACAGCTATAACTACAGCTACAATGTTGTATGCAAAGACTATGACGAAATTGCATATGAAAGTCAGCATTAGCCTCTTCCAAACCTTCGGAACAACACTCATCACTTTCTCAAACGTAATCTCTTTGGCGGTATAGATACAGGCGATAGTGTAAACTACTGCAGCTGTAGAGATAAGCACAAGAATCAAGAAAAACAGTAAATACCCTATCTTGAACAAGAGAATCTCGGTCCATTCGGAGGATATGAGGCTGGAGATTCTGTCGTAGGAGCGAGTGCCCTCCGGAGTTCTTTCGAGGGTGTCCTCATTGGTCGCGATCTTGGCGATAAGGAGTTGGGTAATCTGTATTTGGGCCAAGTAGATGAAGGATAGAGGAATAATCAAAGCCACTATGAGTTGGCTGAAAATCTTTCTCCATGATGTAACTATGCTGTACGATTCTCGAACTATGCCAAAGAATCCAAGAAACTGGATTTCTTCTTGTTCTCTGTCCATGGATTCTTCGTTTCTGTGCAAAATCTGGTGAAATGGGGCTTTAGTTGGAAGAAGAATTGGCGCAATACAGATGGAGAACTTCAACTTGTGGATCTCACAGACTTCGACAAGATTAGTTGGGATTTTTCTCGACTTGTACACACATTCTTTGAAATGACATTGTTGAccttcttattattattattattattattttccctCTAGAATGTCTTTTTTgaccaaaaatattaaattaaaacgaAAGTAATAGTAAATTCAATGTTATGTTATTTGACTAATGTTTTTTggtgtttttaaaatatttgagatgtcttaaatttaataatataataattataatataaaaatcacGCATGCATAATAATAGTTATTATAGATAACGCGTAGATAAGATGACTAACATCAATCGGTCAATTTACTTTCCATCGCTAGGGGTAGACATAATTTGGttaaaccgaaataaccgatcgGATCGAAAAATTTAGTTTAAATGGTTCGGTTTTATCGGTTTTTCGCCCGTTAcggtttcaaaattaaaaaaatccgGTTTTCCGGTTCGGTTTACGGTTTTGATCTCCtgaaaaccgaaataaccgaaccggcCATATTATACTTAACTATAGGACTTTTTGTATAATGAGCTAATAAATGATAAAGATCTTTGTTAGTTTCAgtaagtttatatatatttaagttatGCTTTAAGATTGTGATTCATAATCACCATTGTgatgaatttaatatta of the Primulina huaijiensis isolate GDHJ02 chromosome 1, ASM1229523v2, whole genome shotgun sequence genome contains:
- the LOC140975353 gene encoding uncharacterized protein; amino-acid sequence: MDREQEEIQFLGFFGIVRESYSIVTSWRKIFSQLIVALIIPLSFIYLAQIQITQLLIAKIATNEDTLERTPEGTRSYDRISSLISSEWTEILLFKIGYLLFFLILVLISTAAVVYTIACIYTAKEITFEKVMSVVPKVWKRLMLTFICNFVIVFAYNIVAVVIAVFAVIILQPSSRVGEILLLFYLIIYFVGLLYITMIWQLASVVSVLEESYGVNAMSKSQALIKGKMGVSAAIFFVLGLCFVGVEVVFKIFVVAAYEKGLGYRVGLGIGCLSLMSILMLFGLVMQTIVYFVCKSYHHENIDKSALANHLGEYLGEYVPLKSKDVQMEQFEV